The following proteins are co-located in the Dromiciops gliroides isolate mDroGli1 chromosome 2, mDroGli1.pri, whole genome shotgun sequence genome:
- the LOC122743145 gene encoding 60S ribosomal protein L23-like has translation MSKRGCGGYSGAKFQISFDLPVGAVINCPDNTGAKKLYIISVKGIKGRLNRLPAAGVGDMVMATVKKGKPGAARKVHSAVVIRQQRSYRRKDGVFLYFEDNAGVIVNNIVKMKGSAITGPVAKECADLWPRFASNAGSIA, from the exons ATGTCTAAGCGAGGATGTGGTGGGTATTCTGGAGCCAAGTTCCAAATTTCATTCGATCTCCCAGTGGGAGCTGTCATCAATTGTCCTGATAATACAGGTGCCAAGAAACTGTACATCATCTCTGTGAAGGGAATTAAGGGAAGATTGAATAGGCTTCCTGCAGCTGGTGTTGGTGACATGGTGATGGCCACAGTCAAAAAGgggaaaccaggggcagctag GAAGGTTCATTCAGCAGTGGTAATAAGGCAACAGAGGTCATATCGGAGAAAAGATGGTGTGTTCCTATACTTTGAAGACAATGCAGGAGTTATAGTAAACAATATAGTCAAGATGAAAGGTTCAGCCATCACAGGACCTGTTGCCAAGGAATGTGCTGACTTGTGGCCCAGGTTTGCATCTAATGCTGGCAGCATAGCTTGA